One Scylla paramamosain isolate STU-SP2022 chromosome 7, ASM3559412v1, whole genome shotgun sequence DNA window includes the following coding sequences:
- the LOC135101782 gene encoding LOW QUALITY PROTEIN: cyclin-dependent kinase 4-like (The sequence of the model RefSeq protein was modified relative to this genomic sequence to represent the inferred CDS: deleted 2 bases in 2 codons) has product FFFFISTVLTCTFSYASCRLLDVCQGQVEHERRLNLVLVLEYVNQDLSHYLNGCPSPGLDQARIKSLIHQILCGVDFLHSNRVIHRDLKPQNILVDGNGQVKITDFGLARIYDFNMRLTTMVVTLWYRAPEILLSTSYATPVDVWSCGCIFAELFRRRPMFEGHTEGDQLQRIFHVIGTPHERDWPRDVSLSRNNFSNHIAKPVRDVVPEITDDGSDLLEKMLRFVPSRRISAVEALRHPYFRDQNTPRIMATSNRSTLTQQVLSPAPLATSSPTTAGHHHHHHHHPRQANPSSTTTTTTTTTFSNPSVLAQVNTNDENNPNAGNSANTNAMISRVPEPKVAERAITTATTSTNTDPSTTVSPAPQPVTTTTAPSTSPTTAGGNTSSNK; this is encoded by the exons tttttttttttcataagcacTGTACTAACTTGCACCTTCTCCTACGCCTCCTGCAGGTTGCTTGACGTGTGCCAGGGTCAGGTGGAGCACGAGCGGCGCCTAAActtggtgctggtgctggagtACGTCAACCAGGACCTCTCGCATTACCTCAATGGATGCCCCTCCCCCGGGCTTGACCAGGCGAGAATCAAG AGCCTGATACACCAGATCCTGTGTGGCGTGGACTTTCTACACAGTAACCGTGTCATCCATCGAGACCTGAAG CCACAGAACATCCTGGTCGACGGGAACGGCCAG GTCAAGATCACTGACTTCGGCCTCGCTCGAATATACGACTTCAACATGAGGTTAACGACCATG GTGGTTACGCTGTGGTATCGTGCCCCTGAGATTCTGCTCAGCACCAGCTACGCCACTCCCGTCGACGTGTGGTCCTGCGGCTGCATCTTCGCTGAGCTCTTCCGACGCAGGCCAATGTTTGAGGGACACACGGAGGGCGACCAGCTGCAGAGAATATTCCA CGTGATTGGGACGCCCCATGAGAGAGACTGGCCCAGGGACGTCTCACTCTCCCGCAACAACTTCAGCAACCACATAGCCAAGCCTGTGAGGGACGTAGTGCCAGAGATCACAGACGATGGCTCAGATCTCCTGGAG AAAATGTTGAGGTTTGTGCCGAGCCGCCGCATCTCTGCCGTGGAGGCGCTGCGCCATCCTTATTTCCGGGACCAGAACACGCCACGTATCATGGCCACCAGCAACCGCTCCACACTCACCCAGCAGGTCCTCAGCCCCGCACCCCTCGCCACCAGCAGCCCCACCACTgcaggtcaccaccaccaccatcaccaccacccccggcAGGCCaacccctcctccaccacaaccaccaccaccacaaccaccttcaGCAATCCTTCGGTGCTGGCACAGGTCAACACCAATGACGAAAACAATCCCAATGCAGGGAACAGTGCCAACACCAATGCCATGATATCCAGAGTGCCCGAGCCCAAGGTTGCTGAGCgtgccatcaccaccgccaccacctccaccaacactGACCCCAGCACCACAGTGTCCCCCGCCCCACAGcctgtcaccactaccactgctccCTCAACCTCCCCCACCACTGCTGGTGGCAACACCTCCTCCAACAAGTAG